From one Odontesthes bonariensis isolate fOdoBon6 chromosome 14, fOdoBon6.hap1, whole genome shotgun sequence genomic stretch:
- the LOC142398743 gene encoding transcription factor BTF3 homolog 4: MNQEKLAKLQAQVRIGGKGTARRKKKVVHKTATADDKKLQGSLKKLAVNNIAGIEEVNMIKDDGTVIHFNNPKVQASLSANTFAITGHAETKQLTEMLPGILSQLGADSLSSLRKLAEQFPRQSMDMKAVKEETVEEEDDDVPDLVENFDEASKNEAN, from the exons ATGAATCAAGAAAAACTTGCCAAACTTCAAGCTCAGGTCCGGATAGGAGGAAAG GGAACCGCTCGCAGGAAGAAAAAGGTTGTGCACAAAACGGCGACGGCTGATGACAAGAAACTGCAGGGCTCACTGAAGAAACTGGCAGTGAACAACATCGCAGGGATAGAAGAG GTGAATATGATAAAAGACGATGGAACGGTGATCCACTTCAACAACCCCAAAGTTCAGGCTTCTCTGTCGGCGAACACCTTCGCCATCACGGGCCACGCTGAGACCAAACAGCTGACAGAGATGCTGCCAGGAATCCTGAGCCAGCTGGGAGCCGACAGCCTCAGCAGCCTGCGCAAGCTGGCCGAGCAGTTCCCACGGCAAT CTATGGACATGAAAGCTGTCAAGGAGGAAACTGTAGAAGAAGAGGACGACGATGTACCAG ATCTCGTGGAGAACTTCGACGAAGCCTCAAAGAACGAAGCAAACTGA